One Mesorhizobium sp. L-2-11 genomic region harbors:
- a CDS encoding sarcosine oxidase subunit alpha family protein, which produces MTSYRLQNGGIIDRQASLSFSFDGKRMLGFAGDSLASALLANGQLLVGRSFKYHRPRGILTAGAAEPNALVTIGRGGRTEPNTRATMQELFQGLEAKSQNRWPSLDFDIGSLNSLLSPFLGAGFYYKTFMWPAPFWEKVYEPFIRKAAGLGKASYEADPDTYEKCWAHCDLLIIGAGPAGLAAALTAGRSGARVILADEHSMLGGSLLSETARIGDATAVEFVRQMTAELESLPNIRILDRTTVFGWYDGNVFGAVERVQKHVALPQAKLPVERLWRIAAKQALLATGAEGRPLVFGGNDIPGVMMAGAMRTYLNRYGVAPGREVAIFTTNDSGYALALDLEARGIVPVAIIDSRAEGCPAYAGRGRVLKGALVSDAKGGKALSAIEILKGGSKETLKVDALAVAGGFSPIIHIACHRGGKPVWSDEQAAFLAPERLNGLQLAGAALGAAGIAASLAIGAAKASVMVSDMGFSATPVSLGTVEGDMAAQTRPTKALWTIPGVKGKAFVDFQNDIHRKDLGLAVQEGYGDVELAKRYTTLGMATDQGKLSNVNAIGLLAEARGVSPADVGTTTFRPFYTPVSFGALTGAYHGFHFQPVRKSPLHDWAKKNDAVFVETGLWYRSSWFRRYGETTWRESVDREVKNARINAGLCDVSMLGKIEVCGKDAAEFLKRVYSNAFLKLPVGKARYGLMLREDGMIHDDGTTSRLSDHHFFMTTTTAYAAGVMNHLEFCSQALWPELDVRLASATDQWAQMAIAGPKSRTILQKIVDEDISNAAFPFLAAKEVSLFGGQLHGRLFRISFSGELAYEVAVPAGYGESVADALMEAGREHGIQPYGVEALGVMRIEKGHVTHNEINGTVVPGDLGFGKMVSAAKEDFIGKAMVGREGLVAPDRPQLVGVMPLDSSTSFRNGSHILAKDAAPILENGQGYVTSSAYSPHVGSTIGLALVKRGSERHGEEVMIWNGLRDEFTRGRLCHPVFVDLENEKLHV; this is translated from the coding sequence ATGACATCGTACCGTTTGCAGAATGGCGGCATTATCGACCGCCAGGCGAGCCTGTCTTTTTCCTTTGATGGCAAAAGAATGCTCGGCTTTGCCGGCGACAGCCTCGCCTCGGCGCTGCTCGCCAACGGACAGCTTCTGGTCGGTCGCAGCTTCAAGTATCACCGTCCGCGTGGCATCCTGACCGCCGGTGCCGCCGAGCCGAATGCGCTGGTGACCATCGGTCGGGGCGGCCGCACCGAGCCGAATACCCGCGCCACCATGCAGGAGCTATTTCAGGGACTGGAAGCGAAGAGCCAGAACCGCTGGCCGTCACTTGATTTCGACATCGGCTCGCTGAACAGCCTGTTGTCGCCCTTCCTCGGCGCCGGCTTCTACTACAAGACATTCATGTGGCCGGCCCCATTCTGGGAAAAGGTTTACGAGCCCTTCATCCGCAAGGCCGCCGGTCTCGGCAAGGCAAGCTATGAGGCGGATCCGGATACCTATGAGAAATGCTGGGCGCATTGCGACCTTCTGATCATCGGCGCCGGCCCTGCCGGCCTTGCCGCTGCGCTGACTGCCGGACGATCCGGCGCGCGGGTGATCCTGGCCGACGAGCATTCGATGCTCGGCGGTTCGCTCCTGTCGGAAACAGCCAGGATCGGCGACGCGACCGCGGTGGAATTCGTCCGCCAAATGACGGCCGAGCTGGAATCGCTCCCGAACATACGCATCCTCGACCGCACCACTGTGTTCGGCTGGTACGACGGCAACGTGTTCGGCGCGGTCGAACGAGTGCAGAAGCACGTCGCTTTGCCGCAGGCGAAACTCCCGGTCGAGCGGCTGTGGCGCATCGCCGCGAAGCAGGCGCTTCTGGCGACCGGTGCCGAGGGACGCCCGTTGGTCTTCGGCGGCAACGACATTCCGGGCGTGATGATGGCAGGCGCGATGCGCACCTATCTCAATCGCTATGGCGTTGCGCCCGGCCGTGAGGTGGCGATCTTTACCACGAACGACAGCGGCTATGCGCTCGCTCTTGATCTCGAAGCGCGGGGCATCGTGCCTGTGGCGATCATCGACAGTCGCGCAGAAGGCTGTCCGGCCTATGCAGGCAGGGGACGGGTCCTCAAGGGTGCGCTAGTATCGGATGCCAAGGGCGGCAAGGCCCTCTCGGCCATCGAAATTTTGAAGGGCGGCTCCAAGGAAACCCTGAAAGTAGATGCGCTCGCGGTGGCCGGCGGCTTCAGCCCCATCATTCATATTGCCTGCCATCGTGGCGGCAAGCCCGTTTGGTCCGACGAGCAGGCTGCATTTCTTGCGCCGGAGAGGCTGAACGGTTTGCAGCTGGCAGGCGCGGCCTTAGGCGCGGCGGGCATTGCCGCTTCGCTGGCAATAGGCGCAGCCAAAGCCTCGGTTATGGTCTCAGACATGGGCTTCTCGGCGACGCCGGTCAGTTTAGGTACGGTTGAAGGCGACATGGCAGCGCAGACGCGTCCGACCAAGGCGCTGTGGACCATTCCGGGCGTCAAGGGCAAGGCCTTTGTCGACTTCCAGAACGATATACATCGCAAGGATCTCGGCCTCGCCGTGCAGGAAGGCTATGGCGACGTGGAGCTGGCCAAGCGCTACACGACGTTGGGCATGGCGACCGATCAGGGCAAGCTCTCCAACGTCAACGCCATTGGTCTGCTCGCCGAAGCGCGCGGCGTCTCGCCTGCGGATGTCGGCACGACGACCTTCCGTCCCTTCTATACGCCGGTCTCCTTCGGAGCGCTCACCGGCGCCTATCACGGTTTCCACTTTCAGCCGGTGCGCAAGTCGCCGCTGCATGACTGGGCCAAGAAAAACGACGCGGTCTTTGTCGAGACCGGCCTCTGGTATCGTTCCTCCTGGTTCCGACGTTACGGCGAGACAACCTGGCGCGAAAGTGTCGACCGCGAAGTCAAGAACGCCCGCATCAATGCCGGCCTTTGTGATGTGTCCATGCTTGGCAAGATCGAGGTCTGCGGCAAAGATGCCGCCGAATTCCTCAAGCGCGTCTATTCAAACGCCTTTTTGAAACTGCCGGTCGGCAAGGCGCGCTATGGCCTGATGTTGCGTGAAGACGGCATGATCCATGACGACGGCACGACCAGCCGCCTGTCGGACCATCATTTTTTCATGACCACCACTACGGCTTATGCTGCAGGCGTCATGAATCACCTCGAATTCTGCTCGCAGGCATTGTGGCCGGAACTCGACGTACGGCTTGCGTCGGCAACCGACCAGTGGGCGCAGATGGCGATCGCCGGGCCGAAATCCCGAACGATCCTGCAGAAGATCGTCGACGAAGATATTTCGAATGCGGCCTTCCCGTTCCTCGCTGCCAAGGAAGTGTCCCTGTTCGGCGGTCAGCTCCATGGCCGCCTGTTCCGGATCTCCTTCTCCGGCGAGCTGGCTTATGAAGTGGCGGTTCCAGCCGGCTATGGCGAAAGCGTCGCCGACGCGCTGATGGAGGCGGGCCGCGAGCACGGCATCCAGCCATATGGCGTCGAGGCGCTCGGCGTCATGCGAATCGAGAAGGGTCACGTCACCCATAACGAAATCAACGGGACCGTGGTGCCGGGCGATCTCGGCTTCGGCAAGATGGTGTCCGCCGCCAAGGAGGATTTCATTGGCAAGGCCATGGTGGGCCGCGAAGGACTTGTTGCGCCTGACCGGCCGCAGCTCGTCGGTGTCATGCCGCTCGATTCTAGTACCTCCTTCCGCAATGGCTCGCATATCCTCGCAAAGGATGCGGCCCCCATACTCGAAAACGGCCAGGGCTATGTCACCTCTTCAGCCTACTCGCCGCATGTTGGCTCCACGATCGGTCTGGCGCTCGTCAAGCGCGGTTCCGAGCGGCATGGCGAGGAAGTGATGATCTGGAATGGCCTGCGCGATGAGTTCACACGCGGCCGCCTCTGCCATCCGGTTTTCGTCGATTTAGAAAATGAGAAGCTTCATGTCTGA
- a CDS encoding sarcosine oxidase subunit delta: MASLIPCPHCGSRPKEEFTVKGAALARPAPDAGKEAWVDYVYLRDNPRGVYEEYWHHTSGCRRWLVVTRDTATHEIEASRDAALAQG; encoded by the coding sequence ATGGCAAGTCTCATCCCCTGCCCCCATTGCGGCTCCCGGCCGAAGGAAGAATTCACCGTGAAGGGCGCGGCGCTCGCCCGGCCCGCGCCCGACGCCGGCAAGGAAGCCTGGGTGGACTATGTCTATCTGCGCGACAACCCGCGTGGTGTCTATGAGGAATACTGGCACCATACCTCCGGCTGCCGCCGCTGGCTGGTGGTGACCCGCGATACCGCCACCCACGAGATAGAAGCGAGCCGCGATGCGGCGCTCGCGCAAGGATAG
- a CDS encoding pyrroline-5-carboxylate reductase family protein: MAGINLTTLSPQIGTERIVRSLPNAAAEVRQSYTPRVASPNLTDKDRVVAERIISAWGEADELRSVLDVAYFIGLTVSGPAFPALLARAMARDAVARVIDPGRLRAGRHARAERCRGTLSTQFRRT, encoded by the coding sequence ATGGCCGGGATCAATCTGACGACGCTTTCCCCGCAAATTGGAACGGAGCGCATCGTCCGATCCCTGCCGAATGCTGCGGCAGAAGTCAGGCAGTCCTACACACCACGGGTCGCGTCGCCGAACCTAACGGATAAGGATCGCGTCGTCGCAGAGCGCATTATTTCCGCTTGGGGCGAAGCTGACGAGTTGCGTTCGGTACTCGACGTGGCTTATTTCATTGGATTAACAGTTTCAGGTCCTGCATTTCCCGCTCTGCTCGCCCGGGCAATGGCGCGAGATGCTGTGGCGAGGGTGATTGATCCGGGTCGTTTGCGTGCAGGCCGTCATGCCCGTGCTGAAAGGTGCCGAGGCACTCTTTCAACCCAGTTCCGACGGACCTGA
- a CDS encoding sarcosine oxidase subunit beta family protein, translating into MRYSALSLFLNALRGNKAWAPAWRQPDPKSRYDVIIVGGGGHGLATAYYLAKEFGITNVAVLEKGYIGGGNVGRNTTIIRSNYLLPGNNPFYELSMKLWEGLEQDFNFNAMVSQRGVLNLYHSDAQRDAYTRRGNAMLLHGVDAELLDREAVRAKLPFLNFDNARFPIQGGLLQRRGGTVRHDAVAWGYARGADMRGVDIIQHCEVTGIRRENGKVVGVETTRGFVGCGGLALTAAGNSSRVAEMADIKLPIESHVLQAFVSEGLKPFLDSVVTFGAGHFYVSQSDKGGLVFGGDIDGYNSYAQRGNLATVEHVAEAGKAMIPGISRVRVLRSWGGVMDMSMDGSPIIDRTHIDNLYLNAGWCYGGFKATPASGLCFAHLMARGTPHETARAFRLDRFERGYLIDEKGQGAQPNLH; encoded by the coding sequence ATGCGATACTCGGCTCTATCCCTATTTCTCAACGCGCTTCGCGGCAACAAGGCTTGGGCGCCGGCCTGGCGCCAGCCGGATCCGAAGTCCCGTTACGACGTGATCATCGTCGGTGGCGGTGGCCACGGCCTGGCGACCGCCTATTATCTCGCCAAGGAATTCGGGATCACCAATGTCGCCGTGCTGGAAAAAGGCTATATCGGCGGCGGAAACGTCGGCCGCAACACGACGATTATCCGTTCGAACTACCTGCTGCCGGGCAATAATCCCTTCTACGAACTGTCGATGAAGCTCTGGGAAGGCTTGGAGCAGGACTTCAATTTCAATGCCATGGTCTCCCAGCGCGGCGTGCTGAATCTCTACCATTCCGATGCGCAGCGCGACGCCTATACGCGACGCGGCAATGCCATGCTGCTGCACGGCGTCGATGCGGAACTGCTCGACCGCGAGGCGGTGCGCGCCAAGCTGCCATTCCTCAATTTCGACAATGCACGCTTCCCGATCCAGGGCGGCCTGCTGCAGAGGCGCGGTGGCACGGTGCGGCATGACGCGGTGGCCTGGGGCTATGCGCGCGGCGCTGACATGCGCGGCGTCGATATCATTCAGCATTGCGAAGTGACCGGCATTCGCCGCGAAAACGGCAAGGTCGTCGGCGTCGAGACAACCCGCGGTTTTGTCGGCTGTGGCGGGCTGGCGCTCACAGCCGCTGGCAATTCTTCACGCGTTGCCGAAATGGCCGACATCAAGCTGCCGATCGAGAGCCATGTGCTCCAGGCATTCGTGTCGGAAGGCCTGAAGCCCTTCCTCGACTCCGTGGTCACCTTCGGTGCGGGCCACTTCTACGTCTCGCAATCCGACAAGGGCGGCCTGGTCTTCGGCGGCGATATCGACGGCTATAATTCCTACGCCCAACGCGGCAATCTCGCCACCGTCGAGCATGTCGCTGAGGCGGGTAAGGCGATGATCCCAGGCATTTCCCGTGTGCGCGTGCTGCGCTCCTGGGGCGGCGTCATGGACATGTCAATGGACGGCTCGCCGATCATCGACCGTACCCATATCGACAATCTCTACCTCAATGCCGGCTGGTGCTATGGCGGCTTCAAGGCGACGCCGGCATCGGGCCTCTGCTTTGCGCATCTCATGGCACGGGGCACGCCGCACGAGACCGCTCGCGCCTTCCGGCTCGACCGTTTCGAGCGCGGCTATCTGATCGATGAAAAGGGCCAAGGCGCCCAGCCCAACCTTCACTGA
- a CDS encoding sarcosine oxidase subunit gamma family protein, with product MSEFRVTLRPALATMRPIVSDRIALEALAEGHVIHVLGKPGDEGLAARLGLLSDGSKQAVRAGGPGQWFLIGNRMKSHAELSALFQALKPDAFGVDQSQGRVRMLAKGPMVERVLAKGTAVDLSLAAFPVGHSTTTLIGHIAAHVTRVGDDAFEIMVLRGFAESLWDDLARMCAEYV from the coding sequence ATGTCTGAATTCCGCGTCACCCTACGGCCCGCTCTGGCCACCATGCGTCCAATTGTTTCCGACCGGATCGCGCTAGAAGCATTGGCCGAAGGCCATGTCATTCATGTTCTCGGCAAGCCGGGCGACGAAGGTCTTGCTGCGCGTCTTGGGCTACTTTCCGACGGTTCGAAGCAGGCGGTTCGCGCCGGCGGCCCCGGCCAGTGGTTTCTCATCGGCAATCGCATGAAATCACATGCGGAGCTTTCGGCGCTATTCCAAGCGCTAAAGCCGGACGCCTTTGGCGTCGACCAAAGCCAGGGCCGCGTTCGAATGCTGGCGAAAGGCCCCATGGTCGAGCGGGTGCTGGCTAAGGGCACCGCGGTCGATCTGTCGCTTGCCGCGTTCCCGGTCGGTCACTCGACGACCACGCTGATTGGCCACATCGCGGCGCACGTGACCCGCGTGGGCGACGACGCTTTCGAAATTATGGTTCTGCGCGGCTTTGCCGAAAGCCTGTGGGATGATCTTGCCCGCATGTGCGCTGAATACGTCTGA
- a CDS encoding GlxA family transcriptional regulator, with protein sequence MVSIETNALHRIGFLLVPNFALMSYASASEPLRAANLIAGIPLYDAVPVSSSGDPVRSSSGLNVECGDLLVQGSACHTLFVCAGGSPRDWVDREGLYGTLRKLSRQGIRIGGISSGAYLLAAAGLLDNRDFTIHWEHAGLLKEAFPRLSPRQARYVIDGDRITCGGGIAPLDMMHAMISERMGSHFARRVSDWYLHTAVGEPTASQRSSAAERFGTHHPALLTILEKMEAAIEQPLSRDAMAKVAGVSVRHLNRLFADHLEIGFLEAYRNVRLDHARRLLEQSPLSVSEIAFATGFSSAGHFSKVFTARFSITPGRLRDRIRESKR encoded by the coding sequence ATGGTGTCGATTGAAACAAATGCCCTCCACCGCATTGGCTTTCTGCTCGTGCCAAATTTCGCGCTGATGTCCTATGCGTCCGCCAGCGAGCCCTTGCGCGCTGCGAACCTAATCGCCGGCATACCGCTCTATGATGCGGTGCCGGTTTCTTCCTCTGGCGACCCGGTGCGAAGCTCGTCGGGCCTCAATGTCGAATGCGGCGACCTGCTGGTCCAAGGCAGCGCTTGCCATACGCTTTTCGTCTGTGCCGGCGGCAGCCCCCGCGATTGGGTGGATCGGGAAGGGCTTTATGGCACGCTGCGCAAGCTCTCGCGGCAAGGAATCAGGATCGGCGGCATATCCTCGGGTGCCTACCTTCTGGCTGCAGCAGGCCTCCTGGACAATCGCGACTTTACCATTCACTGGGAACATGCCGGGCTTCTGAAGGAAGCCTTTCCACGTCTGTCGCCCCGGCAGGCGCGCTATGTCATAGACGGCGACCGGATCACCTGCGGGGGTGGTATAGCGCCGCTCGACATGATGCATGCGATGATTTCCGAGCGGATGGGCTCGCATTTCGCTCGCCGAGTTAGCGATTGGTATCTCCACACGGCGGTCGGTGAGCCCACCGCGTCGCAGCGCAGCTCGGCGGCGGAGCGCTTCGGCACCCATCATCCGGCGCTGCTGACGATCCTGGAAAAGATGGAAGCGGCCATCGAACAGCCATTATCCCGCGACGCTATGGCGAAGGTCGCTGGCGTCAGCGTTCGCCACCTAAACAGATTGTTCGCAGACCACTTGGAAATCGGATTTCTTGAAGCGTATCGAAACGTCCGCCTGGATCACGCACGCCGTCTTTTGGAGCAGAGCCCGCTGTCGGTCTCCGAGATCGCGTTCGCCACCGGATTTTCTAGTGCTGGTCATTTTTCCAAAGTGTTCACTGCGCGCTTCTCAATCACCCCGGGCCGGCTTCGGGACAGAATAAGGGAAAGCAAGCGATGA